One genomic segment of Mastomys coucha isolate ucsf_1 unplaced genomic scaffold, UCSF_Mcou_1 pScaffold22, whole genome shotgun sequence includes these proteins:
- the Csn3 gene encoding kappa-casein isoform X1, with protein MMRNFIIVVNILALTLPFLAAEMQNPDSNCHEKNEVVYNNQRGLYTPAHFLLNHNRYEPSYYRYMPPVPVSSYLYYPFLVKIPLLRSPAQISKWQPMPNFPQSASHSFPNPSFLAIPINKDQDSTAIPTINPSAPIVSTPVPTTESVVGTAANPEASTVSINTPETATVPVSSAAA; from the exons ATGATGAGGAATTTTATCATAGTTGTGAATATTCTGGCATTAACTCTGCCCTTTTTG GCTGCAGAGATGCAGAACCCAGATTCAAAC TGCCATGAGAAGAATGAAGTAGTGTACAATAATCAAAGAGGCCTGTACACACCAGCCCACTTCCTCCTGAACCACAACCGTTATGAACCTAGTTACTACCGCTACATGCCACCTGTACCTGTTAGCTCATACCTGTATTACCCATTTCTTGTAAAAATACCTTTGCTTAGGTCTCCAGCCCAAATCTCCAAATGGCAACCAATGCCAAATTTCCCCCAGTCTGCTTCTCATTCCTTTCCAAACCCATCCTTTCTTGCCATTCCTATAAATAAAGATCAGGACAGCACTGCCATTCCAACCATCAACCCCAGTGCTCCCATTGTGTCCACACCAGTTCCTACCACTGAGTCAGTGGTAGGTACTGCGGCCAATCCTGAAGCTTCCACAGTGTCTATCAATACCCCTGAGACTGCCACAGTCCCAGTGTCCTCAGCTGCAGCATAA
- the Csn3 gene encoding kappa-casein isoform X2, which yields MMRNFIIVVNILALTLPFLCHEKNEVVYNNQRGLYTPAHFLLNHNRYEPSYYRYMPPVPVSSYLYYPFLVKIPLLRSPAQISKWQPMPNFPQSASHSFPNPSFLAIPINKDQDSTAIPTINPSAPIVSTPVPTTESVVGTAANPEASTVSINTPETATVPVSSAAA from the exons ATGATGAGGAATTTTATCATAGTTGTGAATATTCTGGCATTAACTCTGCCCTTTTTG TGCCATGAGAAGAATGAAGTAGTGTACAATAATCAAAGAGGCCTGTACACACCAGCCCACTTCCTCCTGAACCACAACCGTTATGAACCTAGTTACTACCGCTACATGCCACCTGTACCTGTTAGCTCATACCTGTATTACCCATTTCTTGTAAAAATACCTTTGCTTAGGTCTCCAGCCCAAATCTCCAAATGGCAACCAATGCCAAATTTCCCCCAGTCTGCTTCTCATTCCTTTCCAAACCCATCCTTTCTTGCCATTCCTATAAATAAAGATCAGGACAGCACTGCCATTCCAACCATCAACCCCAGTGCTCCCATTGTGTCCACACCAGTTCCTACCACTGAGTCAGTGGTAGGTACTGCGGCCAATCCTGAAGCTTCCACAGTGTCTATCAATACCCCTGAGACTGCCACAGTCCCAGTGTCCTCAGCTGCAGCATAA